A single region of the Chloroflexota bacterium genome encodes:
- a CDS encoding tetratricopeptide repeat protein — MLLRVHLFGGFSLSWGDVPLSPFASRSARSLFGYLVTYRHPHTRDLLAGTFWPDLPNAQARRRLRQALWRIRHHLSDLPVSVPFILTEGDVVRLHPEAPCWADVEAFRAGCAPLEAARSMDLPGPVEGLREAVGLYRGDFMAGYYDDWVLVERERLREMYLAALDRLLAFCRTQGDYEEALHYARQLTMEDPLREEGHREVMRLCYLLGRHREALEQYELCRAALAQELGVEPAAATVALYREIAARAGAVDVAYLPASAPPSPLLEGSGEVPLVGRRTERAALVERLEGAIHGRGGLILVEGEAGVGKTRLLQEIAHDAGWRGARVLWGRGRELAESPPYGVLGEALRAGLSPMRAGQLAHLMEGIWLREASLLLPELAEWLPDLPPRAALEPEQERMRLWEALTRLVLALGRIAPHVLILDDLQWADEATLEVLPYLARRLAEGRVLLILSYRDEEARARGAVWDALRALDRVEYGERLRLPRLTARETGELVRRSLGLAREVPHFERRLYREAEGNPLFVLEMLRALHEEGVLYRDASGEWSTLWDEVTTDYAELPLPPGVYQVIARRLARLEPDERAVLDAAAVLGTDFDFSLLAEASDLPREAVLAAVSALVRRRFLVEEPAAYRFSHDKIRQVAYLELDEEARRRLHRRAGEALEALHPERVEALARHFALGRVRDEALAYSLQAGRRAQAMYSHEEALAHYDQALALAGADDREAQWEIRIRREEVLNVLGRREEQAADLAALADLAGGDPERLAEVHRRRAWLLAHLGRYEEARSAAQRALSLAESLGDEGGQAAALTAMGMIVNWSGRPAEALSPLRSAVRLYRHRGDTGGEIEARSALGNALLGVKAYAAARTELETTLVLCRSSGNRFGEAETLGLLAILHMEQGDTDAALSCYARSLDASREVGYSYGEARTLLNLGNVRYVRGEVGEALRCYDEALAIFSATGHRRGEAIVRINRASVYGTVLGDVERAVADAEAAWAYFRETGDRIYEGQSLGVLGQMALLQGQMEAAWSRLEAGLALLLVSGERWIAVQVYRALVRLSLREGKPAVALEYLEIAESIARELGMADLATNLLADRGAVLLAMGKPAEALVATSEAMARLGPGVEQSYLIPFVHYRVLAALGRDQEARVALRQAREGMLRLLEGVSPEQRRMSLERIPEHRAIVEAWEGTRPRRVIRRLPREGAPTGRALHDDEWVEVIWTVEDGGDDAVVGKVARRRHRLLRLLREAGEQGAAPTVDDLADALGVSRATIKRDLAALRRAGHEIRTRGSRNR; from the coding sequence GTGCTCCTTCGAGTCCACCTCTTCGGCGGCTTCTCCCTGAGCTGGGGCGATGTCCCGCTTTCGCCCTTCGCCAGCCGCTCGGCGCGCTCCCTGTTCGGCTACCTCGTCACCTACCGTCACCCGCATACACGCGACCTCCTGGCCGGCACCTTTTGGCCGGATCTCCCCAACGCCCAGGCCCGCCGCCGGCTGAGACAGGCGCTATGGCGAATCCGCCACCATCTCTCCGATCTCCCCGTCTCGGTCCCCTTCATCCTCACCGAAGGCGACGTCGTCCGCCTTCATCCCGAGGCGCCTTGCTGGGCGGATGTGGAGGCGTTCCGGGCCGGATGTGCCCCGCTTGAGGCCGCCCGGTCCATGGACCTGCCGGGCCCGGTCGAGGGACTGAGGGAGGCCGTCGGCCTCTACCGTGGCGACTTCATGGCCGGATACTACGACGATTGGGTGCTCGTCGAGCGGGAGCGGCTGCGGGAGATGTACCTGGCCGCCCTGGACCGGCTGCTGGCTTTCTGCAGGACTCAGGGGGACTATGAGGAGGCGTTGCATTACGCCCGCCAGCTGACCATGGAGGATCCCCTGCGTGAGGAAGGGCATCGCGAGGTGATGCGCCTCTGCTACCTGTTGGGGCGGCACCGTGAGGCCCTGGAGCAGTACGAGCTCTGCCGGGCGGCCCTGGCGCAGGAGTTAGGAGTTGAGCCCGCGGCCGCCACCGTCGCCCTGTACCGTGAGATCGCCGCCCGCGCCGGGGCGGTGGACGTGGCTTACCTCCCCGCGAGCGCCCCGCCTTCGCCTCTCCTGGAGGGGAGCGGAGAAGTCCCGCTGGTGGGGCGGCGGACGGAGCGGGCCGCGCTGGTGGAACGGCTGGAGGGGGCCATCCACGGCCGGGGCGGCCTGATCCTCGTCGAGGGGGAGGCGGGGGTGGGCAAGACCCGCCTGCTGCAGGAGATCGCCCATGACGCGGGGTGGCGGGGGGCTCGGGTCCTGTGGGGTCGTGGGCGTGAGCTGGCCGAATCGCCCCCCTACGGCGTGCTGGGCGAGGCGTTGCGAGCCGGGCTCTCGCCCATGCGGGCCGGGCAGCTGGCCCATCTGATGGAGGGGATCTGGCTGCGGGAGGCGAGCCTGCTCCTGCCGGAGCTGGCGGAGTGGCTGCCTGATCTGCCGCCACGCGCCGCCCTGGAGCCGGAGCAGGAGCGGATGCGCCTGTGGGAGGCGCTGACCCGCCTGGTGCTTGCCCTTGGGCGGATCGCCCCACATGTGCTAATCCTGGACGATCTGCAATGGGCCGACGAGGCCACGCTGGAGGTGCTGCCCTACCTGGCGCGCCGCCTGGCCGAAGGCCGCGTGCTGCTCATCCTCAGCTATCGGGACGAGGAGGCGCGGGCGCGAGGGGCGGTGTGGGATGCGCTACGGGCGCTGGACCGGGTGGAGTATGGCGAGCGCCTGAGGCTTCCCCGGCTGACGGCCCGGGAGACAGGCGAGCTGGTGAGGCGCAGCCTGGGCCTGGCGCGTGAGGTGCCGCACTTCGAGAGGCGGCTGTACCGCGAGGCGGAGGGGAACCCGCTCTTCGTGTTGGAGATGTTGCGCGCCCTGCATGAGGAGGGCGTGCTCTATCGCGATGCCTCTGGGGAGTGGAGCACCCTCTGGGATGAGGTGACGACGGACTACGCGGAGCTGCCGTTGCCGCCCGGGGTGTATCAGGTGATCGCCCGGCGATTGGCGCGGCTGGAGCCGGATGAGCGGGCGGTCCTGGACGCCGCGGCCGTGTTGGGGACCGATTTCGACTTCTCCCTGCTGGCCGAGGCGAGCGATCTGCCGCGGGAGGCGGTCCTGGCGGCGGTGAGCGCGTTGGTACGGCGCCGGTTCCTGGTGGAGGAGCCGGCCGCTTACCGGTTCAGCCACGACAAGATACGCCAGGTGGCGTACCTGGAGCTGGACGAGGAGGCGCGCCGGCGGCTGCATCGGCGTGCCGGCGAGGCGCTGGAGGCCCTGCACCCGGAACGGGTGGAGGCTCTGGCCCGTCACTTTGCCCTGGGGCGGGTGCGGGACGAGGCGTTGGCTTACAGCCTGCAAGCCGGTCGGCGGGCTCAGGCGATGTACTCCCACGAGGAGGCGCTGGCCCATTACGATCAGGCGCTCGCGCTCGCCGGCGCGGACGATCGGGAGGCGCAGTGGGAGATCCGCATCCGGCGCGAGGAGGTGCTGAACGTCCTGGGGCGGAGGGAGGAGCAGGCGGCCGATCTGGCCGCGTTGGCGGACCTGGCCGGTGGAGATCCTGAGCGCCTGGCCGAGGTGCACCGTCGTCGGGCCTGGCTGTTGGCTCATCTCGGCCGCTACGAGGAGGCCCGGTCGGCGGCGCAGCGGGCGTTGTCCCTGGCGGAATCCTTGGGCGATGAGGGCGGCCAGGCGGCGGCGCTTACGGCCATGGGGATGATCGTCAACTGGTCGGGCAGGCCGGCGGAGGCCCTCTCCCCTCTGCGGTCCGCCGTTCGACTGTACCGACACCGGGGCGACACGGGGGGTGAGATCGAGGCCCGCTCCGCGCTGGGCAATGCCCTTCTCGGCGTGAAGGCGTATGCCGCCGCGAGGACGGAGCTGGAGACCACGCTGGTCCTCTGTCGATCCTCGGGAAATCGCTTTGGGGAGGCCGAGACGTTGGGCCTGCTGGCCATCCTCCACATGGAGCAGGGGGATACGGACGCCGCCCTGAGCTGTTACGCCCGATCCCTGGATGCCTCCCGCGAGGTGGGGTATAGCTACGGCGAGGCGCGTACGTTGCTCAACCTGGGCAACGTACGCTACGTGCGCGGGGAGGTAGGCGAGGCCCTCAGGTGCTACGACGAGGCCCTGGCGATCTTCTCGGCGACCGGACACCGCCGGGGCGAGGCTATCGTGCGCATCAACAGGGCATCGGTGTATGGCACCGTACTCGGCGACGTGGAGAGGGCCGTCGCTGACGCCGAGGCCGCGTGGGCGTACTTCCGGGAGACTGGTGATCGCATTTACGAGGGCCAGTCCCTGGGTGTGCTGGGGCAGATGGCGTTGCTGCAAGGGCAGATGGAGGCGGCGTGGAGCCGCCTGGAGGCCGGCCTGGCCCTCCTGCTGGTGTCCGGCGAGCGCTGGATCGCCGTGCAGGTCTATCGAGCGTTGGTCCGTCTCAGCCTGCGAGAGGGGAAGCCGGCGGTCGCCTTGGAATATCTGGAGATCGCGGAGTCCATCGCCCGGGAGCTGGGCATGGCGGATCTGGCGACCAACCTGCTGGCCGATCGGGGCGCGGTGCTCCTGGCGATGGGAAAACCAGCGGAGGCTCTGGTCGCCACCAGTGAGGCGATGGCCCGGCTGGGCCCCGGCGTGGAGCAATCCTATCTCATTCCCTTCGTGCACTACCGGGTGTTGGCCGCTCTGGGCCGGGATCAGGAGGCCCGCGTGGCCTTGCGGCAGGCTCGTGAGGGGATGTTGCGTTTGTTGGAGGGTGTCTCGCCGGAGCAGCGGCGTATGAGCCTGGAGCGGATACCGGAGCACCGGGCGATCGTTGAGGCGTGGGAGGGAACCCGGCCCCGACGTGTGATCCGTCGCCTCCCACGGGAGGGGGCTCCCACCGGCCGGGCGCTGCACGACGATGAGTGGGTGGAGGTCATCTGGACGGTGGAGGATGGCGGGGATGACGCCGTCGTCGGGAAGGTCGCCCGCCGTCGGCATCGGCTGCTGCGCCTGCTGCGGGAGGCGGGGGAGCAGGGCGCCGC